The Kutzneria kofuensis genome includes the window CTACGCCGGCGCGATCGACGACGTGTCCATCTACAGTGGACCGCTCGGAGCCGCGGCCGTTGCTGCGCACTACAAGGCCGGCACCGGCGCCGCCGACCAGCTCTCGTCGATCACCCTGCCCAGCGGCAAGGCCGCCGCGTCGGTGACGTACGACGTCGCCCGCGACCGGGTCAAGGAGTACACCGACGGCAACGGCGGCACGTGGAAGGTCGGCACGCCGACGGTGTACGGCGGCGACACCGACCTGCGCCGCAGCGTCGAGGTACTGGACCCGTCGAACCGCCCCAGCCTGTACGAGTACGACGCCATCGGCGGCTGGCTGCTGCGCTACGGCCAGCCGCTGGGCATCGAGGCCCGCGACGACGACGCTCCCGGCGAGCCGACGGCCACACCGCCACCGCCGACCGAGAGCTGCACGCAGCCGGACCCGAACGACCCGGCCTTCTGCACCACCATTCCCGGCGACTCCGGCGGCCCGGTGTTCGTCCGCTACGACGCCGAGGGCGTGAGCATCCGCTCGTACTCCTACGACGCGGACGGCAACCTCGGCAAGGTCACCGACGAGAACGGCGACTCGACGTCGATGACCTACGACTCGCGCGGGGACGCCATCTCCACCACCACGTGCCGCGCGGCCAACGACTGCCAGACGACGCGCACCACGTACCCGGCGACGATCACCAACCAGTACGACCCGCGTTCCTACCTGGCGACCGAGACCCGCGACGCCCGGTCCGCCAGCGCGACCGACAACACCTACCGGACCAGCTACACGTACCACTCCACCGGTCAGGTGGCGACGCGCACCGGCCCGGACGGCAGCCTGATCCAGAACGCCTACACCTCCGGCGCCGAGGCGGCGTTCGGCGGCGGCATCCAGCCGGCCGGGCTGCTCGCGTCCACAATGGACGGCCGGGGCAAGGTGACGAAGTACTCCTACTACGCCAACGGCGACCTCGGCCAGCTCACGGCGGCGTCCGGCCTGGTCACGCAGTACACCTATGACGCGATCGGCCGCCTGGCCAGCCAGAAGCAGATCTCCGACAGCTTCCCGGCCGGCGTCGTCACGACCTACACCTACGACGGCTGGTCCCGGCCGCTCTCGGTCACCGAGCCGCAGACGACCGACGCCGTGTCGAATGCCAAGCACCAGCGGCGAACCACCACCACCTACGACGTGGACGGCAATCCGACCCGCGTCGATGTCTCGGACGTCGTCGGCGGCGACCCCAGCCGGGCCGTCACGACCGACTACGACGAACACGACCGTCCGATCCGCGTCACCGACGCCGTCGGCAACGAGACCAGCTACGGCTACGACCAGTTCGGCAACGTCACGACCGAGACCGACGCGAACGGCAACCGCTACGACTACGCCTACACCGCCCGCAACAGCATCGCCGAGGTGCGGCTGCGGAACTGGCACAGCGATCCGCCCGGTGCGCCGGCAATCGCGAACGACTACCTGATCCTGCACGCCTACAGCTACGACTTCGCCGGCCGGCTGGCCAGCGACACCGACGCGATGGGCCGCCGGACCGAGTACCAGTACTACGGCGACGGCCTGAAGCACCGCGTGGTGCTCAAGGGCTTCCACAACCCGGACGGGTCCACGAAGGACTACGTGCTGGAGGACGACTCCTACGACGCCGCCGGCAACCTCACCAAGCAGGTGACCGACAACGGCACGACCGTCACCCAGCACACGCCGGACCTGAACGGCCGGCCGGTGTCCACTGTGGTCGATCCCGGCGGCCTGAACCGCACCACGACCTTCCGCTACGACGCCAACGGGAACGTCACGCACACCGAGGTGTCCGGCAAGGCGTCGAACGTGCCGTGGATCATGCCGACCACGCCGTCGACCGTCGACTACACCTACGACGACGTCAACGACGTGCTGACGAAGACCGTCACCGACGGCACCACGCCCCGCACCACGTCGTACACCTACGACCAGCGCGGCCTCCAGACGTCCGTGACCGACCCGCGCGGCAACGTCAGCGGCGCGAGCAAGGCCGCCTTCACCACCACGATGGCCTACGACGAGCTGGGCCGGCAGACCGGCTCCACCGGCCCGGCCCTCTCGGTCGAGTCCGGCGGAAACCCCGCCACCACCCAGGCTCCGACCCGCCGGACCGGCTACGACACGTTCGACGACCAGGTCGAGCTGGCCGACGAGCTGGGCAACGTCTCCCGGGCGGCCTACGACGACGCCGGCCGGATGACCACCCAGACCGCGCCCGGCTACCAGGCGCCGGGCACCAGCCAGGTGATCACGCCGACCACGAAGTACTCCTACGACGGCAACGGCAACGTCACCTCGATCACCGACCCGCGCGGCAACGTCACCCGCACCACCTACGACCAGCTCGACCGGACCGCGACGGTCGACGCCCCGTCGACGACGAACGACGACCGGGCAGTCACCGTCTACACCTACTCCCGCACCGGCATGCTGCTGTCCACAGTGGACGCCAACGGCGCGCGGACCGAGGCCACGTACGACGACCTCGACCGCCAGGTGTCCGGCACCGCCGTGGAACGCAAGCCGTCCTCGGCCGCCTACACCACCGGCATGCGATACGACGACCAGGGCAATCTCCTGCGCGTCACCTCCCCCACCGGCGCCACGACCGTCAACACCTACGACACCGTTGGTGAACTCACCGGTACAACCGACCCGTCCGGCATCCCGGCCCAGTACGGCTACGACTACGCCGGCCGGCAGGTCCGCTCCAGCGACGGCCTCGGCCGCACCACGCAGACCAGCTACGACCTGCTGGGCCAGGTGGTCGCCGTCGCCGACCTGAAGGCGGACGGCACCACGCTGCGCACCACGAAGTACGGCCACGACCTGGTCGGCAACGTCACCTCGGTGACGGATCCCTTGCAGGCCACCACGACGTACGCCTACGACGCGGCGAGCCAGCTGGTCAGCCAGGTCGAGCCGGTGGACGCCAAGACCACCATCACCAGCTCGTTCGGCTACGACGCCGCCGGCAACACGACCCGGTTCACCGACGGCCGCGGCAACGCCACCATCACCACGTACAACAGCCTCGGCCTGGCCGAGTCCACCATCGAGCCGGCGACCGCGGCGCAGCCCAACCCGGCCGACCGGACCTGGACCACCGGCTACGACGCCAACGGCAACGCCGTCCGCATCACCGCGCCCGGCAACGTGGTGCAGCAGAACACCTTCGACGCCGCCAACCGGCTCACCGACGCGACCGGCAGCGGGGCGGAGGCGGTCACCGCGCCCCGCCACGTCGGCTACGACCTGGCCGGCCGCGTGGTCACCGCCGGCAGCGACACCTACACGTACAACGACCGCGACGAGATCCTCAGCAGCAACGGCCCCTCCGGCACGGCGAGCTTCGGCTACGACGGCGACGGCAACCAGACCAGCCGCACCGACGCGGCCGGCACCACCGCCTACGGCTTCGTCAAGGCGCGGCTCGACTCCGTCACCGACGGGCTGACCGGCACCAAGCAGCAGCTCGGCTACGACGGCGCCGGGCAGGTCAAGACCGTCGGCTACGGCGCCGGCCGCACCCGCACCTACGGCTACGACGACTTCGGCCGGCTGTCGACCGACGTCCTGACCAACTCGGCGGCGCAGACGGTCGCCGGCACCACCTACCACTACGACCTCGACGACCAGCTCTCCGACAAGACCGAGCTGGGCGTGACCACCAGCTACACCTACGACCAGTCCGGCCGGCTGACCAGCGACACCACCAACGGCACGACGACCGCCTACGGCTGGGACGCCGCCGGCAACCGCACCAAGGCCGGCAACACGACGGCCACGTACGACGAGCGCAACCGCCTGCTGACCGCGGGCGGCGCCAGCTACACGTACACGGCCCGCGGAACCCTCGCCTCGAACGGTACGGTTCAGTACAGTTACGACGCCTTCGACCGGCTGACCTCCGCCCCCGGGCAGACGTACAGCTACGACAGCCTGGACCGGGTGGCGGCACGCAACGGCACCTCGTTCACGTATGCGGGACAAGGCGACGAGCCGGTGTCCGACGGTTCCGAGACCTACGCCCGCGGCCCCGGCGGCGACCTGCTCGCGGTCCGCGCCAACGGATCGAACCAGCTCACCCTCAGCGACCGGCACTACGACGTGGTCGGCTCGTTCAACCCGTCCGACACGACCCTCAACGCCCTGTCCGGCACCACCGCCTACAGCCCGTTCGGCCAGGTCACCGCGCACACCGGCGACACCGGCAACCTCGGCTACCAGGGCGACTGGACCGACCCGGGCACCGGCCAGGTCGACATGGGCGCACGCTGGTACGACCCGGCCGGCGGCGTCTTCACCTCCCGCGACAGCATGTCGCTGAACCCGCAGCCGTCCAACAACGCCAACCGCTACCTGTACGGCAACGGCGACCCGGTCGACGAGACCGACCCCACCGGCCACTTCGGCTGGGGCTCGCTCCTCAAGTTCGGCAAGAGGCTCACGGGCCCCGAGGGCGACCTGATCCAGACCGAACTGAAGATGCTGTACAACGTCGTCAAGCCCACCCCGCTGGGCGACGACTCCTGCACCGCCATCTACGGCATGGAGTGCGACGCCTACTACCACAGCCTGTACCACGAGTCCGCGCACGACCTGTTCTGCGACACCCACGCGTGGACCAGCCAGTGCGGTGGCGGCGGCCGTTATCCGTACTCCTCGGGCGGCTCACACCACGGCGGTGGCGGCAGCGGCTATCACCCCGGCGGCGGTGGGGGCAGCCCGATCGACTGGGCCGAGCGCGCCGCCGAGGCGGCTCGCAAGGCGGCGTACGAACGGGCGTTGCGCATCACGCAGGCGGCCCGCGACGCCGCCGAGGACGCGGCCAAGCACACGGCGATCGCGGTCGGCAGCGCCGCCACGACGGCCGTGATGAACATGCCCACGCTGGTCTCGTCGACCCCG containing:
- a CDS encoding RHS repeat-associated core domain-containing protein; this translates as MSASVPVKITALGLAIVMLGGVVATGIVGPFGGGPGGPAYAHGPAQRWGAAASSGAPSGKPGNRVLPESLRGRYPSLTWRPPQNEATVETPPAATTTGFDPKTSTEIPAARSAYDTTYANTDGTETTEFSTVPVNYRTAQGWRPIDTRLTSDGRSGWRNTADSVGLDFAPTASAPNLATVDTGASQQVSFGLDGASAANGTVSDSTITYPGVKPHVDLKLEARPGGVKETLVLDSPDAPTTYVFPLRLNGLTPKLVGGQVVLSDAAGETKAVIPAGDMLDAGAARSAGVTYRLTGSALEVTLDAVWLHDPARRFPVQVDPTIKMPVDGGSGTDAMYVQEGVGSAKGDQDLLVGTVNGHQSASYVKFSDLVGKLQYHTIFGAQLWMVEYNSDSCKPREITVDPVTGSWTGGSGYSWPGPAVGGSLASKSFAHGYIAFGHSSSDCPTAGETINLGAAGRDLVQRWVNGDQPNYGLSIRGSDDSLSGKWFTGTGTANPPKLYVTHSPYNASYSIPNPVPNPPVLQNQDGKIKVSVTNKSAESWAPGNYYLAYRAYNATTGASVTQQRSANLTSTVARGGRVTLDATIKALPPGKYFLDFTMVHTGGQVFTDYQVPPARLVLQVFDIPPVVQELYPPNGFQAPTLTPQLWARALDIDAPPSSTLQFKFQVCLRDDAGNPTGCSDSGYQTKQAWTVPAGTVSWTKAYMWRAYVKDATNEVISPYSTILTSVPQPDITSHLSGAPYGEQHQDFDPQVGNYSTAAVDASVNTVGPQLTLTRTYNSLDPRKDGLFGAGWTSTYDMKLVPDNDGSGNVVITYPDGQQVRYGKNADGSYAAPAGRTASLTLDATSWKLLDKSGTTYQFSTAGRLNRITDNAGHAIVLTYDTNTGKLSKAQVSNSQTNTAGRSLSFAWTGNHVTSVQTDPVNGAPLAWAYSYTGDTLTKVCGPGSACTNYGYATGSHYRSAVLDSHPESYWRLDEPDGTAAGSEVSVNLGKDAATYSNVTLGAAGAFAGTTDTAVSFNGTTSAVTLPKGTVKKSRDAAVELWFKNSLTGSGGPLLGYQDKALGSASTTGVPVLYVGTDGKLRGQFATGSINPITSATAVNDGKWHQVVLSSMGSTQTLYLDGAKVADLTGKQIDASLLTFNQLGAAYATTPASWPAWGTTAQRSYAGAIDDVSIYSGPLGAAAVAAHYKAGTGAADQLSSITLPSGKAAASVTYDVARDRVKEYTDGNGGTWKVGTPTVYGGDTDLRRSVEVLDPSNRPSLYEYDAIGGWLLRYGQPLGIEARDDDAPGEPTATPPPPTESCTQPDPNDPAFCTTIPGDSGGPVFVRYDAEGVSIRSYSYDADGNLGKVTDENGDSTSMTYDSRGDAISTTTCRAANDCQTTRTTYPATITNQYDPRSYLATETRDARSASATDNTYRTSYTYHSTGQVATRTGPDGSLIQNAYTSGAEAAFGGGIQPAGLLASTMDGRGKVTKYSYYANGDLGQLTAASGLVTQYTYDAIGRLASQKQISDSFPAGVVTTYTYDGWSRPLSVTEPQTTDAVSNAKHQRRTTTTYDVDGNPTRVDVSDVVGGDPSRAVTTDYDEHDRPIRVTDAVGNETSYGYDQFGNVTTETDANGNRYDYAYTARNSIAEVRLRNWHSDPPGAPAIANDYLILHAYSYDFAGRLASDTDAMGRRTEYQYYGDGLKHRVVLKGFHNPDGSTKDYVLEDDSYDAAGNLTKQVTDNGTTVTQHTPDLNGRPVSTVVDPGGLNRTTTFRYDANGNVTHTEVSGKASNVPWIMPTTPSTVDYTYDDVNDVLTKTVTDGTTPRTTSYTYDQRGLQTSVTDPRGNVSGASKAAFTTTMAYDELGRQTGSTGPALSVESGGNPATTQAPTRRTGYDTFDDQVELADELGNVSRAAYDDAGRMTTQTAPGYQAPGTSQVITPTTKYSYDGNGNVTSITDPRGNVTRTTYDQLDRTATVDAPSTTNDDRAVTVYTYSRTGMLLSTVDANGARTEATYDDLDRQVSGTAVERKPSSAAYTTGMRYDDQGNLLRVTSPTGATTVNTYDTVGELTGTTDPSGIPAQYGYDYAGRQVRSSDGLGRTTQTSYDLLGQVVAVADLKADGTTLRTTKYGHDLVGNVTSVTDPLQATTTYAYDAASQLVSQVEPVDAKTTITSSFGYDAAGNTTRFTDGRGNATITTYNSLGLAESTIEPATAAQPNPADRTWTTGYDANGNAVRITAPGNVVQQNTFDAANRLTDATGSGAEAVTAPRHVGYDLAGRVVTAGSDTYTYNDRDEILSSNGPSGTASFGYDGDGNQTSRTDAAGTTAYGFVKARLDSVTDGLTGTKQQLGYDGAGQVKTVGYGAGRTRTYGYDDFGRLSTDVLTNSAAQTVAGTTYHYDLDDQLSDKTELGVTTSYTYDQSGRLTSDTTNGTTTAYGWDAAGNRTKAGNTTATYDERNRLLTAGGASYTYTARGTLASNGTVQYSYDAFDRLTSAPGQTYSYDSLDRVAARNGTSFTYAGQGDEPVSDGSETYARGPGGDLLAVRANGSNQLTLSDRHYDVVGSFNPSDTTLNALSGTTAYSPFGQVTAHTGDTGNLGYQGDWTDPGTGQVDMGARWYDPAGGVFTSRDSMSLNPQPSNNANRYLYGNGDPVDETDPTGHFGWGSLLKFGKRLTGPEGDLIQTELKMLYNVVKPTPLGDDSCTAIYGMECDAYYHSLYHESAHDLFCDTHAWTSQCGGGGRYPYSSGGSHHGGGGSGYHPGGGGGSPIDWAERAAEAARKAAYERALRITQAARDAAEDAAKHTAIAVGSAATTAVMNMPTLVSSTPTAAAAIVDTIENVVADNKAQAQKIYQAAVDAAGTVVAVVSLASQTKTKTDSRRDQDCRERLPEPNYMPVDASNGSRATGVEACVTYDDLRTGTGTKKTIRPPGYNWAGRYGAYLGSTPPKLWINNCHLLGSQLGGSGTDLRNLSTCSRATNANPQAQQDPGFQPNMYWFETQVKEAVEEKQVVDYTVTPLYEGHRTVPYAYEMDAVGTAPKGVRPINLHREIPNKIWGVNSPGWHNLGRASKDGQPVPTGGMK